The following proteins are co-located in the Acidobacteriota bacterium genome:
- a CDS encoding Mrp/NBP35 family ATP-binding protein yields MTTDIESRVWDALKTLRYPGMSRDIVSFGFVKRVEVEGGAVSVDLHMSTHNPEAAEEVRRSVETTVGELEGVSAVAARLEVVKPDPPQRAAQQATAQNPELIPGVRHVVAVASGKGGVGKSTVSANLAVRLAQLGHRVGLLDADIYGPSVPMLFGIDDRPRVIENRIQPFDKYGIKLMSLGFILDIDTPVIWRGPMVMRGIEQMLGDVEWGVLDYMIVDLPPGTGDAQLTVTQKIPLAGAVIVTTPQDVALIDARKGLAMFRKVEVPVVGILENMSSFVCPHCGEATNIFKHGGGERTAEVLGTRFLGRVPLDPAIVEGGDAGVPIVVEQLEGPHADAFREVAEAVTAAVESADQPRLTIV; encoded by the coding sequence ATGACCACGGATATCGAATCGCGCGTTTGGGATGCCCTCAAGACCTTGCGTTATCCCGGCATGAGTCGGGACATCGTGTCCTTCGGCTTCGTCAAACGGGTTGAAGTCGAGGGCGGTGCAGTGAGCGTCGATCTCCACATGTCGACGCACAATCCGGAGGCTGCCGAGGAGGTCCGCCGGTCGGTTGAGACCACCGTCGGCGAGCTCGAGGGGGTCAGCGCCGTCGCGGCTCGCCTCGAGGTGGTCAAGCCGGATCCGCCGCAGCGTGCCGCTCAGCAAGCGACGGCGCAGAATCCGGAGCTCATTCCCGGGGTCCGACACGTCGTGGCGGTGGCCAGCGGCAAGGGCGGCGTCGGCAAGTCGACGGTGTCGGCCAATCTCGCCGTGCGGCTGGCCCAGCTCGGTCATCGCGTCGGCCTCCTCGATGCCGACATCTATGGGCCGTCGGTGCCCATGCTGTTCGGCATCGACGACCGTCCTCGGGTGATCGAGAACCGTATCCAGCCGTTCGATAAGTACGGCATCAAGCTGATGTCTCTGGGCTTCATCCTCGACATCGACACGCCGGTGATCTGGCGCGGCCCGATGGTGATGCGCGGCATCGAGCAGATGCTCGGCGATGTCGAATGGGGGGTGCTCGACTACATGATCGTCGATCTGCCGCCGGGCACCGGCGACGCCCAGCTCACGGTCACCCAGAAGATTCCCCTCGCCGGGGCGGTGATCGTCACCACCCCCCAAGACGTCGCGCTGATCGACGCTCGCAAGGGCCTGGCGATGTTCCGCAAGGTCGAGGTGCCGGTGGTCGGCATCCTGGAGAACATGTCGTCCTTCGTCTGCCCCCACTGCGGCGAAGCGACCAATATCTTCAAACACGGCGGCGGCGAGCGCACGGCGGAGGTCCTCGGGACCCGTTTCCTGGGTCGGGTACCCCTCGACCCGGCGATCGTCGAAGGCGGTGATGCCGGCGTCCCGATCGTGGTCGAGCAGCTCGAAGGGCCCCACGCCGACGCCTTCCGCGAGGTTGCCGAGGCGGTGACGGCGGCGGTGGAGTCGGCGGATCAGCCGCGCCTGACCATCGTCTAG
- a CDS encoding lysophospholipid acyltransferase family protein — translation MSEPRRGSYLWTALAVVYLIPATLVLASAAILLSWVPPRGNLMCALARVWSRGLLWVAGVRVEAEIPPTVAAGKGFVYLANHQSYFDIPALLSILPGTLRFAAKRSLFLIPVFGWALWAGGFIPVDRRDRSKAREVYRAASQRLHSGASVLFFPEGTRSPDGRVGTFERGGFLVALKAGAAIVPVGVQGTRDVLPRDSWRIQPGTVRLRLGEPIAVADYGLRRKGELVTAVREKVLDLSAEASALEDEPATGS, via the coding sequence ATGTCCGAGCCGCGCCGCGGGTCCTACCTGTGGACCGCCCTTGCCGTTGTCTATTTGATTCCCGCCACCCTGGTGCTCGCCTCGGCGGCGATCCTGCTCAGCTGGGTGCCGCCGCGCGGCAACCTGATGTGTGCCCTGGCGCGGGTCTGGTCGCGCGGCCTGCTGTGGGTGGCCGGGGTGCGGGTGGAGGCCGAGATCCCGCCCACCGTGGCCGCCGGGAAAGGCTTCGTCTACCTCGCCAACCATCAGAGCTACTTCGACATCCCGGCCCTGCTGTCCATTCTGCCGGGCACGCTGCGCTTCGCCGCCAAGCGCAGTCTGTTCCTGATTCCGGTGTTCGGCTGGGCGCTGTGGGCGGGAGGCTTCATCCCGGTCGATCGCAGGGACCGCAGCAAGGCCCGGGAGGTCTATCGTGCCGCCAGCCAGCGCCTGCACTCGGGGGCCTCGGTGCTGTTCTTTCCGGAGGGCACGCGCTCGCCGGATGGGCGGGTGGGAACCTTCGAGCGCGGAGGGTTCCTGGTCGCCCTCAAGGCCGGCGCGGCGATCGTGCCGGTGGGGGTGCAGGGCACCCGCGACGTGCTGCCGCGGGATAGCTGGAGAATCCAGCCGGGGACCGTGCGACTGCGCCTCGGCGAGCCGATCGCGGTGGCCGACTACGGCTTGCGCCGCAAGGGCGAGCTGGTGACCGCGGTGCGAGAGAAGGTGCTCGATCTCTCGGCGGAGGCGTCCGCCCTCGAAGACGAGCCGGCGACCGGCTCTTGA
- a CDS encoding SPFH domain-containing protein: MLFFALALLAVSAYLVRAAILAESPWGTVGALALLMVSILLLTGLYTVHPNEAKVLQLFGSYRASVRRPGLRWANPFYSKKKISQRTRNFETGKLKVNDRNGNPIEIGAVVVWRVIDTAEALFNVDDFKNFVEVQSEAALRNLATGYPYDAHKAGEEALASHTSQISGELRDQVQQRLDQAGVEVIETRISHLAYSPEIAAAMLQRQQASAVVAARQKIVEGAVGMVEHALEMLSEQQVVELDEERKAAMVSNLLVVLCSDRHTQPVVNTGTLHH; encoded by the coding sequence ATGCTGTTCTTTGCCCTCGCCCTGCTCGCCGTTTCGGCCTACCTGGTGCGCGCCGCGATTCTCGCCGAAAGCCCCTGGGGCACGGTGGGGGCCCTCGCCCTGCTGATGGTTTCGATCCTGCTGCTCACCGGCCTCTACACGGTCCACCCCAATGAGGCCAAGGTTCTGCAGCTCTTCGGCTCCTATCGCGCCTCGGTGCGACGCCCGGGCCTGCGCTGGGCCAACCCCTTCTACTCGAAGAAGAAAATCTCCCAGCGCACCCGCAACTTCGAGACCGGCAAGCTGAAGGTCAACGACCGCAACGGCAACCCGATCGAGATCGGAGCGGTGGTCGTCTGGCGGGTGATCGACACGGCCGAGGCCCTGTTCAACGTCGACGACTTCAAGAACTTCGTCGAGGTGCAGAGCGAGGCCGCCCTGCGCAACCTCGCCACCGGCTACCCCTACGACGCCCACAAGGCCGGTGAGGAGGCCCTCGCCAGTCACACCAGCCAAATCTCCGGAGAGCTGCGCGATCAGGTGCAGCAGCGCCTCGACCAGGCCGGCGTCGAAGTCATCGAGACCCGCATCAGCCACCTCGCCTACTCACCGGAGATCGCCGCCGCCATGCTGCAGCGTCAGCAGGCCAGCGCGGTGGTGGCGGCGCGCCAGAAGATCGTCGAAGGGGCCGTCGGCATGGTCGAGCACGCCCTCGAGATGCTCTCCGAGCAGCAGGTGGTCGAGCTCGACGAAGAGCGCAAGGCAGCGATGGTCAGCAACCTGTTGGTGGTGCTCTGCAGCGACCGCCACACCCAGCCGGTGGTCAACACGGGCACCCTTCACCACTAG
- a CDS encoding ABC transporter permease — protein MNQLLRWAEVLGEVTELTGRSIRALFRRPWDFGSWVVQMEQLGVSSLGVAAITTTFTGMVLALQYALGFAALGGKWYVGSIVSASLVRELGPVLTALVVGGRIGSGMTAEIGTMKVTEQVDAMRSMAADPVKKLVVPKLAATLLMLPCLTILGDALGILGGLLIAIYELDVSPGLYLNDVLDSLAIGDIVSGVGKTFFFGYFIAIIGCYNGLTADGGADGVGRATTNTVVFSSISILVSDFFLTKLFSIIV, from the coding sequence ATGAACCAACTGCTGCGCTGGGCCGAGGTGCTCGGCGAGGTCACCGAGCTCACCGGCCGCTCGATCCGCGCCCTCTTTCGCCGCCCTTGGGACTTCGGTTCGTGGGTGGTGCAAATGGAGCAGCTCGGCGTCTCGTCCCTCGGCGTCGCCGCCATCACCACCACCTTCACAGGCATGGTGCTGGCGCTGCAGTACGCCCTCGGTTTCGCCGCCCTCGGCGGCAAGTGGTACGTCGGCTCGATCGTCTCCGCCTCGCTGGTGCGAGAGCTCGGCCCGGTGCTCACCGCCCTGGTGGTCGGCGGCCGCATCGGCTCCGGCATGACCGCCGAGATCGGCACCATGAAGGTCACCGAGCAGGTCGACGCCATGCGCTCGATGGCCGCCGACCCGGTCAAGAAGCTGGTGGTGCCAAAGCTCGCCGCCACCCTCCTCATGCTGCCCTGCCTGACCATCCTCGGCGATGCCCTCGGCATCCTCGGCGGACTGCTGATCGCGATCTACGAGCTCGACGTCTCGCCGGGCCTCTACCTCAACGACGTGCTCGACTCGCTAGCCATCGGCGACATCGTCAGCGGCGTCGGAAAGACCTTCTTCTTCGGCTATTTCATCGCCATCATCGGGTGCTACAATGGCCTCACCGCCGATGGAGGAGCTGATGGTGTCGGACGGGCCACCACCAACACCGTGGTGTTTTCGTCGATCTCGATCCTGGTCTCCGATTTCTTCCTCACCAAGCTGTTCTCGATCATCGTCTGA
- a CDS encoding ABC transporter ATP-binding protein yields MTRALFSIRGLGKSYGDKQVLADLDFDVFAGECLVILGGSGSGKSVTLRQLNGLERPSAGRVEFDGIEISNLSEAQLFPIRRRIAMLFQSGALFDSMNVADNIAFPLREHTDLDEAAIAERVAERLARVRLAGIEERMPADLSGGMRKRVALARSLALDPEVVLFDEPTTGLDPRTSATIASLIRSTQEELGVTSVVVTHDLPLARTVGDRLAFLDHGRFRFIGTWEEADQLDDPRVVDFLAGREEEDADAA; encoded by the coding sequence ATGACCCGAGCCCTGTTCAGCATTCGCGGCCTGGGCAAGTCCTATGGCGACAAGCAGGTTCTGGCGGACCTCGACTTCGACGTCTTCGCCGGCGAGTGCCTGGTGATCCTCGGCGGCTCCGGCAGCGGCAAGAGCGTCACCCTGCGTCAGCTCAACGGCCTCGAGCGGCCGAGCGCCGGTCGCGTCGAGTTCGATGGCATCGAGATCTCAAACCTGAGCGAAGCGCAGCTGTTTCCGATCCGTCGGCGCATCGCCATGCTGTTTCAGAGCGGCGCCCTGTTCGACTCCATGAATGTCGCCGACAACATCGCCTTTCCCCTGCGCGAGCACACCGACCTCGACGAGGCGGCGATCGCCGAACGGGTCGCCGAACGGCTGGCCCGGGTGCGCCTGGCGGGGATCGAAGAGCGCATGCCGGCGGATCTCTCGGGCGGCATGCGCAAGCGCGTGGCCCTCGCCCGCTCCCTCGCCCTCGACCCCGAGGTGGTGCTCTTCGACGAGCCCACCACCGGCCTCGATCCGCGCACCTCGGCGACCATCGCCAGCCTCATCCGCAGCACCCAGGAAGAGCTCGGCGTGACCTCCGTGGTGGTCACCCACGACCTGCCCCTGGCGCGCACCGTCGGCGACCGCCTGGCCTTCCTCGACCACGGCCGCTTCCGCTTCATCGGTACCTGGGAAGAGGCCGATCAATTGGACGATCCACGGGTGGTGGACTTCCTCGCTGGCCGCGAGGAGGAGGACGCCGATGCGGCCTGA
- a CDS encoding MlaD family protein — protein sequence MRPDGGSRQRVGLVVILALLVLAAAIFLIGREGNLFSPKNRYFTRFANVSGLQSGNPVQLNGVDVGNVEKVVLPENAGETTIRVWIAIDRRYAERIREDSEARIKTLGLLGDKFVEITSGSPDKAAIPTGSEIRVAPATSVDALLASGEDTVDNVVAISSSLRTVLERMERGEGLVGELTSRTEKGARLTESVVTTMETIERIADRIETGDGAVARLINDQDLADRLSRSVATFDDLMASVREGEGLVPRLLQDESYPAQLDETLSSLRQASTDLAAFTERLDGSSGLVDKLLTDEAYAEEVSENLRQLVERLNRLSGQLTEGDGTAARLIADPQVYEALNDVIVGINESRLLRWLIRNRQKAGIEKRYDEARAEDSSSTSPR from the coding sequence ATGCGGCCTGACGGCGGCAGCCGCCAGCGCGTCGGCCTGGTGGTCATCCTGGCGTTGCTGGTGCTGGCGGCGGCGATCTTCCTGATCGGCCGCGAGGGCAACCTGTTCTCGCCCAAGAACCGCTACTTCACGCGCTTCGCCAACGTCAGCGGCCTGCAGAGTGGCAACCCGGTGCAGCTCAACGGCGTCGACGTCGGCAATGTCGAGAAGGTGGTGCTGCCGGAGAACGCCGGCGAGACCACCATCCGGGTCTGGATCGCGATCGATCGGCGCTACGCGGAGCGCATCCGGGAAGACTCCGAAGCGCGCATCAAGACCCTCGGCCTGCTGGGCGACAAGTTCGTCGAGATCACCTCCGGCTCGCCGGACAAGGCCGCCATCCCCACCGGTTCCGAGATTCGCGTCGCGCCGGCCACCAGCGTCGACGCCCTACTCGCCTCGGGCGAAGACACGGTCGACAACGTGGTCGCCATCTCATCGTCCCTGCGCACCGTCCTGGAGCGCATGGAGCGCGGCGAGGGTCTAGTCGGCGAGCTCACCTCGCGCACCGAGAAGGGCGCCCGTCTGACCGAATCGGTGGTCACCACCATGGAGACCATCGAGCGCATCGCCGACCGCATCGAGACGGGCGACGGGGCGGTGGCGCGGCTGATCAACGACCAGGATCTGGCGGACCGCCTGAGCCGGTCGGTGGCCACCTTCGACGACCTGATGGCCTCCGTCCGGGAGGGCGAGGGGCTGGTTCCCCGGCTGCTGCAGGACGAGTCCTATCCGGCCCAGCTCGATGAGACCCTGAGCAGCCTGCGCCAGGCCTCGACGGACCTGGCGGCCTTCACCGAGCGCCTCGACGGATCGTCCGGGCTGGTCGACAAGCTGCTCACCGACGAGGCCTACGCCGAAGAGGTGAGCGAAAACCTCCGCCAGCTCGTCGAGCGCCTCAATCGCCTGTCCGGTCAGCTCACCGAAGGCGACGGCACGGCGGCCCGCCTGATCGCCGACCCGCAGGTCTACGAAGCATTGAACGATGTTATCGTCGGCATCAATGAGTCACGCCTTCTGCGCTGGCTGATTCGCAACCGACAGAAGGCGGGCATCGAGAAGCGCTACGACGAGGCCCGCGCGGAAGATTCCAGCTCGACGAGTCCGCGCTGA